A single window of Labrus mixtus chromosome 23, fLabMix1.1, whole genome shotgun sequence DNA harbors:
- the zbtb4 gene encoding uncharacterized protein zbtb4 has translation MVSGEKVWDPLHTGLIQSQLSDQRLAAGLTPLCNPTKTANTESTWHQSGPLPLSLPPLSLVAVDSGYPLQVSLPSPSPLNICGSSKIEGLHKPVDSLRILSKPDEEEEEAEQLEMKGKRHGGRGEAMIEDRLEDMADGPKNAKITLSFPLSAAPLPASLTSSTHCRSSSSSSPSPHRRRPSSKSSDEGSLWKLDATMDVKHRPFKPQRHDRSPSSSPSSSSSPMIAHAPMRKDIKSPPPLKCSKLNPDTQFHRSPPRSSSGSLGGCYGGDGWDERHRLANGTASPSRTAQILFGLGTSAYQRAGDTERREKVPGRPAGKVGSPHVPSLHPPTLHLPPPLPPPPPPPSEGLTAPPHSSSYPPTDSLKPELICGVCHRLFSSASSLTVHMRLHRGSRALSCRYCGKVFIHSKRLQSHETSCRVPGLPSHSLGPPSLTVQPKEEPLEEGEVRVEGGVIIRETDISKVRPGKKARSLLARIQGDDAAATELLEGDEHHFVKVVDGNVIYFCSVCERSYMTLSSLKRHSNVHSWRRRYPCHFCDKVFALAEYRTKHEVWHTGERRYQCIFCWDAFATYYNLKTHQKTIHGINPSLISSEKTANGGYKQKANALKLYRLLPMRSQKRPYKTYNDSLHNGLLLPPSETSSLSLPDLGCALSPEDLQSLVSGAHHQSVKPDPDASPDGIPVSVTPEHSDLAALTPLPPTHMPQVGKLDNEALELEQGRCSGSFKMSSSSKTKPPKTSKGIGTSMPSVITYGHTKPSVIVHGTAVSSSVIVHSNQVTSGSDKSTTNSPSPDTSNSQTSYKGSPRPIKKQRESADHHRKRSRDSSDATEDPSRGRGQDAETGRLFHKSRKSHSKSDISNSKQLSASLGSQVKEAGPLCQITVRIGEEAIVKRSISETDLRRDKSLSPPKNKRSETSSVKEAKEPRHAHSHHHKHTHRLHRRASLEAEGDLEEGDCEDEGRKSSPKSPDRVREYYFRQEVREQDSDHDGEDDLWRPYYSYKPKRKAQAHLQRVKSWQRKLKFKRSIRLKRRAERLKNYVNKETDKSLDEEEEEEEEETEKVEKLSKANRDKVERDKCDYRSAGVQDKNKVTEEQVKEACHETATAPLNSPNPPVSTSVAPSGIKRRPWTNGNAAECGTCGRWFSSPRKRDKHELSHLLEFVCLFCRATFPSRDKLEDHQRAQHPKPTEASPAPPKTALGEQVEGDEAKAAPEVANYDDDKGGQVGLVGSTSSMGRLSRRALSRHTCPQCHKVCKTSSALTRHIRRHELSSSPEREKEDKDLKPKTTETEVNTVSRDPQTETEQVPCSLSVSVISYSSPDPPSTSDLLVSQQHKDQFSKLTNDHQLSESSDKPELTELTHPAPANEPSPPVSDHPSEGPVNLTPTKHRFTPATPSTVQSVLVMNGPECLDYRTPSKKSLDSQMHRISSPAHIVASANTSPNVPMTSHTRITTAAPPVSMTTALSSEGGFMKRDGVIMDRERQGGSGIFLHAGYEEPPLVQDLRVHSLSRSPSPDEAQDLTMSSILAREREIERQREKEREHERLKERERDRDMVKETEKDIERSQQMSRVAHTPEGQISLLVPKEEPLSPVPSPQHIPSQTTMNGPSSHRHTPKSPCRSPSTIGRLAQANRQVHASSQGLDRLTLPTGAAGACDRPSAHALLLPRAPQPPEPNHQDTVSSRDPQQEDSTPVGYHAHNYPLPLIVPDGYRSAKKQEENLLMSSYPVGALPFGPLGKMMVPNGGDLAKLPFYPDPYQLLYGPQLLAYPYNLAALPVALNMMAPAGDKVEPLPFLPAIFNYAATAGPYMGAAPHPLVANPSLYSSGSGSSKKRDSSSSKP, from the coding sequence ATGGTGTCCGGTGAGAAGGTATGGGACCCCCTCCATACGGGCCTTATTCAGTCACAACTGAGTGATCAACGCCTGGCTGCAGGGCTAACTCCCCTCTGCAACCCCACAAAAACTGCAAATACTGAATCCACGTGGCACCAGAGTGGGCCGTTGCCTTTGTCTTTGCCACCACTGTCATTGGTGGCTGTAGACTCCGGTTACCCACTTCAAGTCTCCTTACCATCGCCCTCACCTCTTAATATATGCGGCTCAAGCAAGATTGAAGGGCTACACAAACCAGTCGACAGTCTAAGGATTCTTTCTAAGCctgacgaagaggaggaggaagctgagCAGCTGGAGATGAAGGGTAAAAGGCATGGAGGCAGGGGAGAGGCCATGATAGAGGACCGGCTGGAGGACATGGCTGATGGAcctaaaaatgcaaaaatcacCTTAAGCTTCCCACTCAGTGCCGCCCCCCTTCCAGCCTCTCTGACATCTTCAACCCACTGTCGTagctcttcctcgtcctccccttCACCCCATCGAAGGAGGCCATCCTCCAAGAGCTCAGATGAGGGGTCCCTCTGGAAACTGGATGCTACCATGGATGTAAAACACAGACCTTTTAAGCCCCAGAGGCATGATAGATCTCCGTCCTCttccccatcctcctcctcgtctcccaTGATCGCTCATGCACCTATGAGGAAGGACATAAAGTCTCCTCCTCCGCTCAAGTGCTCCAAACTCAATCCGGATACTCAGTTTCATAGGTCGCCCCCAAGATCTTCCAGTGGGTCTTTAGGTGGCTGTTATGGTGGCGATGGATGGGATGAAAGACACAGGTTGGCCAATGGCACGGCCTCTCCCTCTCGAACAGCTCAGATCCTCTTCGGTCTGGGCACATCAGCCTATCAGAGAGCaggggacacagagaggagagagaaagtacCAGGAAGACCAGCTGGCAAAGTGGGGAGCCCTCATGTTCCAAGCCTTCACCCACCCACCCTgcatctccctcctcctttacccccacctcctcctcccccatctGAGGGTCTTACTGCACCCCCTCACTCGTCCTCCTATCCCCCCACTGATAGCCTCAAGCCTGAGCTTATTTGCGGGGTGTGCCATCGGCTTTTCAGCTCCGCCTCCTCGCTCACAGTCCACATGCGGCTGCATCGTGGTAGCCGCGCCCTCAGTTGCCGCTACTGTGGTAAAGTCTTCATCCATAGTAAGAGACTGCAATCCCATGAGACATCCTGCAGGGTACCAGGTCTACCCTCCCACAGCCTCGGCCCTCCTTCTCTTACTGTGCAGCCAAAGGAAGAGCCACTGGAAGAGGGTGAGGTGAGAGTGGAGGGGGGAGTGATTATAAGAGAAACAGACATCAGTAAGGTGCGGCCAGGGAAGAAAGCACGGAGCCTCCTGGCTCGTATCCAAGGTGATGATGCAGCAGCTACAGAGCTACTAGAGGGTGATGAGCACCATTTTGTGAAGGTGGTAGATGGCAATGTCATTTACTTCTGTTCAGTGTGTGAGCGTTCCTACATGACTCTATCCAGCTTGAAGCGTCACTCTAACGTGCACTCGTGGCGCCGCAGATATCCCTGCCATTTCTGTGATAAGGTTTTTGCCCTGGCAGAGTACCGCACAAAGCACGAGGTGTGGCACACAGGAGAGAGGCGCTACCAGTGCATCTTTTGCTGGGATGCTTTCGCCACATACTACAATCTAAAAACACACCAGAAGACAATTCATGGGATTAATCCCAGCCTCATCTCCAGTGAAAAAACAGCTAATGGGGGTTATAAGCAGAAAGCTAATGCCCTCAAGCTCTACCGCCTCCTTCCAATGCGCTCCCAGAAGAGACCCTACAAAACTTACAATGACAGTTTGCACAATGGCCTGCTACTGCCACCATCTGaaacctcctccctctccctacCTGACCTGGGTTGTGCTCTGAGCCCTGAGGACCTACAAAGCCTGGTCAGTGGGGCCCACCATCAGAGTGTAAAGCCTGACCCAGATGCCTCCCCTGATGGAATCCCTGTTTCTGTGACTCCTGAGCACAGTGACCTCGCGGCACTCACACCCCTCCCCCCAACCCACATGCCCCAAGTTGGAAAACTTGATAACGAGGCCCTAGAGCTAGAGCAGGGGAGATGCAGTGGCAGCTTCAAAATGTCTAGTAGCAGCAAAACCAAACCTCCCAAGACCAGTAAAGGCATAGGAACGAGCATGCCTTCTGTGATAACATATGGCCATACAAAACCCTCTGTTATTGTTCATGGAACAGCGGTGTCATCCTCCGTCATTGTGCATAGCAATCAGGTCACCTCTGGAAGTGACAAAAGTACAACAAATAGCCCATCCCCTGATACCAGCAACAGTCAGACTTCATACAAGGGCAGTCCCAGGCCTATCAAAAAGCAAAGGGAGAGTGCAGATCACCACAGAAAGAGGTCAAGGGACAGTTCAGATGCCACAGAGGATCCGTCAAGAGGTAGGGGACAGGATGCAGAGACGGGCAGATTATTTCACAAATCACGCAAGTCACATAGTAAGAGTGACATCTCTAACTCAAAGCAGCTGTCAGCATCTTTAGGCTCACAGGTCAAAGAGGCAGGGCCACTGTGCCAGATCACTGTACGAATCGGTGAGGAAGCCATAGTAAAGCGCAGCATTTCTGAGACAGACCTTAGGAGGGACAAGAGCCTCTCTCCCCCCAAAAACAAACGAAGTGAAACGTCATCGGTAAAGGAAGCCAAGGAGCCACGCCACGCACACTCCCAccaccataaacacacacaccgcctCCACCGCAGAGCAAGCCTGGAAGCAGAGGGCGATTTGGAAGAGGGCGATTGTGAGGACGAGGGCAGAAAGAGCAGCCCTAAATCCCCCGATAGGGTAAGAGAGTACTACTTCCGCCAGGAGGTGCGCGAGCAGGACAGTGACCATGATGGAGAGGATGATTTATGGCGGCCTTATTACTCCTACAAACCGAAGAGAAAGGCCCAAGCACACCTACAAAGGGTCAAAAGCTGGCAGAGGAAACTGAAGTTCAAGCGTTCCATCAGGCTGAAGAGGAGGGCAGAGAGGCTCAAGAACTATGtgaataaagagacagacaaatccctagatgaggaagaggaggaggaggaggaggagacggagaaaGTTGAAAAACTCTCAAAAGCTAACAGAGACAAGGTAGAGCGGGATAAGTGTGATTATCGTTCTGCTGGTGtacaggacaaaaacaaagttacaGAAGAACAAGTTAAGGAGGCCTGTCATGAGACTGCTACAGCTCCCCTTAACTCTCCAAATCCTCCTGTGTCTACCTCAGTGGCTCCATCGGGAATAAAGAGGCGGCCCTGGACTAATGGGAACGCAGCGGAGTGTGGTACATGTGGCCGCTGGTTCTCGAGCCCCaggaaaagagacaaacacgAGCTGAGCCATCTGCTGGAGTTTGTTTGCCTCTTCTGCCGAGCCACTTTCCCCTCGAGGGATAAGTTGGAAGACCACCAGAGAGCCCAGCATCCCAAGCCTACCGAGGCATCCCCTGCACCCCCTAAGACGGCACTCGGCGAACAAGTTGAAGGGGACGAGGCTAAAGCTGCGCCGGAGGTGGCGAATTATGACGACGACAAAGGAGGGCAAGTGGGCTTGGTAGGAAGCACTTCGAGTATGGGTCGCCTCAGCAGAAGAGCATTGTCGagacacacctgtccacagtgTCACAAGGTTTGCAAGACATCTTCCGCACTTACTCGCCATATCAGACGCCATGAGTTAAGCAGCTccccagagagagaaaaggaagataAAGACTTAAagccaaaaacaacagagacagaggttAACACTGTAAGCAGAGATCCACAGACTGAAACAGAACAGGTACcatgttctctctctgtttcagtcATCAGCTACTCATCACCAGACCCTCCCAGCACTAGTGACTTATTGGTATCACAGCAGCATAAAGACCAATTCAGCAAACTGACAAATGACCATCAATTGTCAGAATCCAGTGACAAACCTGAACTGACAGAGCTCACACATCCTGCCCCAGCGAATGAGCCAAGCCCACCAGTATCAGACCATCCATCAGAAGGCCCAGTTAACCTTACGCCCACCAAACACAGATTCACACCTGCCACGCCCTCCACTGTCCAGAGTGTGCTCGTCATGAACGGACCAGAATGTCTCGACTACCGCACGCCCAGCAAAAAGAGCCTAGACAGCCAGATGCACCGAATATCCAGCCCAGCACACATCGTGGCATCCGCCAACACCTCTCCAAATGTGCCCATGACGTCACATACCAGAATAaccactgctgctcctcctgtttccatgacaacggCTCTCAGCTCCGAGGGGGGATTCATGAAACGGGATGGGGTCATTatggacagagagaggcagggcgGGAGTGGTATATTTTTACACGCAGGTTATGAGGAACCACCTCTGGTCCAAGACCTCAGAGTTCACTCCCTGTCGAGGAGTCCCTCTCCCGACGAAGCGCAGGATCTGACCATGTCTTCTATCTTGGCAAGAGAGCGGGAAATCGAgaggcaaagagagaaagagagggagcacgagagactgaaagaaagggagagggacagagacatggtgaaagaaacagaaaaagacataGAGAGGAGCCAGCAAATGAGTCGAGTTGCACATACACCAGAGGGCCAGATTTCTCTGTTGGTCCCCAAAGAGGAGCCCTTGAGCCCTGTGCCATCACCTCAGCACATCCCCTCTCAGACCACTATGAATGGCCCCTCCTCACACAGGCACACTCCCAAGTCCCCCTGCCGGTCCCCCTCAACTATTGGACGGCTAGCTCAAGCAAACCGCCAGGTTCACGCCAGTTCACAAGGACTCGACAGGCTCACGCTGCCCACTGGAGCAGCTGGTGCCTGTGACCGCCCCTCTGCCCACGCTCTGCTACTCCCCCGAGCCCCGCAGCCACCTGAGCCGAATCACCAGGACACTGTTTCTTCTAGAGATCCCCAGCAGGAGGACAGCACCCCAGTGGGCTACCATGCCCATAAttaccccctccccctcattGTGCCGGATGGCTACCGCTCTGCTAAGAAGCAGGAGGAAAACCTGCTTATGTCCTCATATCCTGTTGGAGCTCTTCCCTTTGGCCCCCTGGGGAAAATGATGGTCCCTAATGGGGGGGACCTTGCTAAGCTGCCGTTTTACCCAGACCCTTACCAGCTGCTCTATGGACCCCAGCTCCTGGCCTACCCATATAACCTGGCCGCTCTTCCTGTGGCTCTGAACATGATGGCCCCTGCAGGGGACAAGGTTGAGCCTCTGCCTTTCCTCCCTGCCATCTTCAACTACGCGGCCACTGCTGGGCCCTACATGGGGGCGGCCCCTCACCCCCTTGTGGCGAATCCCAGCCTCTACAGCAGCGGCAGTGGCAGCAGCAAGAAACGAGACAGCAGTAGCAGCAAACCCTAG